Genomic DNA from Mesorhizobium sp. 131-2-1:
GCGTGGATTGTATTCGACGACGTCGGCGGCGACGATTGGCTGGTCGATTGACTGGATCAGGCCGATCACTTGGCGGGTGGTGAACCCGCCTGGTTCGCGATGGGAAATGCCGGGCGCGAAGGCCGGATCGAGAGCGTCGATATCCATCGAGACATAGACGGGCGTCTTGAGGTCAAGCTGCAGCCCTTCCTTGAAGTGCCACATCTCCACCACCTCAACACCGAAGCGCTTGAACTGGCCTCGGTGGTGGTCGTTGACGGTGCGCAAGCCGATCTGGATCAGCCGGTCGGCAAGCCGCTCCTCCATGATGCGCGCGAAGGGAGACGTGTGCGAGCGCGGATTGTCGTCATAGGCATGGTAGATGTCGGGATGCGCGTCGATATGCAGGATCGTCAGGCTGGGATTGCGGCGCCGCGCCGCTCGTAGCACCGGCCAGGAGATCGCGTGGTCGCCGCCGAGCGAGATCAGCGGATAACCGGCATCCAACGCGCGGCCGACCTCGTTTTCGATCCGCTCCCACGGATCGCCGGGTTGCGTGAAATCGATGTCGCCGTGATCGATGAAGCGGTCGCTCAGGTCGAAGCCGGTTTCCGACCATGAACTGTAGGCATCGCTTTGCAGCTCGCGCCGGATCAGCGCCGGCGCTTCGGCCGCACCGCGCAGCCAGGAAGAATTCTCGTCATGCGGAATGCCCAGAAGCGATATCTTGCTCACGTCATCCTCCCTCGTCGCAACTGATAGGTTGCCTCTATAGACGCGGGAGCTGGCGGCTGCG
This window encodes:
- the speB gene encoding agmatinase; amino-acid sequence: MSKISLLGIPHDENSSWLRGAAEAPALIRRELQSDAYSSWSETGFDLSDRFIDHGDIDFTQPGDPWERIENEVGRALDAGYPLISLGGDHAISWPVLRAARRRNPSLTILHIDAHPDIYHAYDDNPRSHTSPFARIMEERLADRLIQIGLRTVNDHHRGQFKRFGVEVVEMWHFKEGLQLDLKTPVYVSMDIDALDPAFAPGISHREPGGFTTRQVIGLIQSIDQPIVAADVVEYNPRQDLSNQTALVAAKLVKEIAGMMLKTNGAPVE